Genomic DNA from Veillonella criceti:
TGCTAGCCCCAAGACAAAGGCGCTCATAATTTTACCAAACGATGCCATGGGTCCTCCTATTTCACAATAAAGGCGGTAGGAATCATCCGCTCACCTAATAAATCGGCTGGTTTATTAACAACCTTACCATTGTAATATAGCGTTGTACTCGAACCACCATCTAAGTTAGCTGCAATATAGGCACCTTCTTCAAACAATACATCTTGTACATCACGTAATGTAGCGCCTGTTGAATAGCCTGGTTGACGCCCATCGATAACAACAAAAATAACGGTACCATCTTTACGCTGACCAATGGCCGTTCTCGGACCAATACCCCAGCCACCATCGCCATCAGTAATCATCTTTTTACCATCTACAATTAATGGTGGTCCAAAGGTAATCCCTTCAGCTGCATTCATATCAGACAATTCAGTTTTATTATACGTACCAGCAATTAAATTGCCTTCCTTAGTAAAACCTACAAAATCAACGGCTTCATCAGGGCCTACATCTTTACCTATTACATAGTTGCCTTCTTGCATAATAAAGCCATAAGGTAAACGTCCCGTTCCCGTCCCGTTAGGGTCATGGAAACCACCAGCATTTATAG
This window encodes:
- a CDS encoding phosphodiester glycosidase family protein; this encodes MKRFFSKGWVKFILVMFIFTMVTSPIVVLFGPFDNLKRTVVGAIMRSRHPHYITWLFNQDEINMILGTVSTVRSQDLFKFKAREDTTLKMHKIESTRYVGYVLEIPDPRRVKVATARNIEEKGETVSNIAKDNDAVAAINAGGFHDPNGTGTGRLPYGFIMQEGNYVIGKDVGPDEAVDFVGFTKEGNLIAGTYNKTELSDMNAAEGITFGPPLIVDGKKMITDGDGGWGIGPRTAIGQRKDGTVIFVVIDGRQPGYSTGATLRDVQDVLFEEGAYIAANLDGGSSTTLYYNGKVVNKPADLLGERMIPTAFIVK